One genomic segment of Rivularia sp. PCC 7116 includes these proteins:
- a CDS encoding GNAT family N-acetyltransferase: MNQNNIEYKHTRNLSIDDILILYQANNWSSAKKPNELYNALMNSHSLISAWNQEKLVGLINSITDGYLVVYYPHLLVLPEYQKQGIGLNLLKIITQKYQDFHQQILVAEAETVGFYYKCGFRKAGDTQAMWIYHGEN, translated from the coding sequence ATGAATCAAAATAATATCGAATATAAACACACGCGCAATTTATCTATAGATGATATTTTAATTCTTTATCAAGCTAATAATTGGTCGTCAGCTAAGAAACCTAACGAACTATATAATGCTTTAATGAATTCCCATTCACTCATATCGGCTTGGAATCAAGAAAAATTAGTAGGCTTGATAAATTCAATAACCGATGGTTACTTAGTAGTTTACTATCCGCATTTATTAGTTTTACCTGAATACCAAAAACAAGGTATCGGCTTAAATCTATTAAAAATAATTACTCAAAAATACCAAGACTTTCATCAACAGATACTAGTCGCAGAAGCAGAAACTGTCGGTTTTTATTATAAATGTGGTTTTCGCAAAGCAGGTGATACCCAAGCAATGTGGATTTATCATGGGGAAAATTAA
- a CDS encoding Rieske 2Fe-2S domain-containing protein: protein MIEAKAKMLEGAPWLLAHKSMLKINQPHKISVYGKDYVMWKDSKGNVQALPNICPHMGAMLSEGWCKAETDGESKVVCPFHALEFDREGCTVLPGTDKKTLPQMQPLKLIVKDDFIWSYGDCKPQISIPDILEKISDSYEFIGYTADTSVKTDLKSMLLNMHDYNHQNGTHRDLFEITEVRFEKFIDNGYHSEAFFNAPTAPKTLWEKLKQPKQFLLPEIIQAHLENYFPSLVIFHGSSLFGKIAQCHLFVPESLTKTRTYILLFAKTNNPFAKLLKKQFLELSKAVVEQDADILNKIYANAPQKIKLNNEVGMDWVKHHFDTWK from the coding sequence ATGATTGAAGCTAAAGCCAAAATGTTAGAGGGTGCGCCTTGGTTATTAGCACATAAATCCATGCTCAAAATAAATCAACCACATAAGATATCTGTTTACGGCAAAGACTATGTAATGTGGAAAGATAGTAAAGGAAATGTTCAAGCTCTACCTAATATTTGCCCTCATATGGGAGCAATGTTATCGGAAGGTTGGTGTAAAGCTGAAACAGATGGTGAAAGTAAAGTTGTTTGTCCGTTTCATGCCCTTGAATTTGATAGAGAAGGTTGCACTGTTTTACCGGGAACGGATAAAAAAACCTTGCCTCAAATGCAGCCTTTGAAACTAATTGTTAAAGATGATTTTATTTGGTCTTATGGAGATTGTAAACCTCAAATTTCCATTCCCGATATTTTAGAAAAAATTTCCGATAGTTACGAATTTATAGGCTATACAGCAGATACCAGCGTCAAAACTGATTTGAAATCGATGCTATTAAATATGCACGATTATAATCATCAAAATGGCACCCACCGCGATTTGTTTGAAATTACCGAAGTTAGATTTGAGAAATTCATCGATAACGGCTATCATTCCGAAGCTTTTTTCAATGCTCCTACTGCACCTAAAACTCTCTGGGAAAAGCTCAAACAACCCAAACAATTTCTACTTCCCGAGATAATTCAAGCTCATTTAGAAAATTATTTTCCTTCATTAGTGATATTTCACGGTAGTAGCCTTTTTGGAAAAATTGCTCAATGTCATCTTTTTGTTCCAGAATCATTAACAAAAACTCGAACCTATATTTTATTATTCGCAAAAACAAATAATCCTTTTGCAAAATTATTAAAAAAACAATTTTTGGAATTAAGTAAAGCTGTAGTAGAACAGGATGCAGACATTTTAAACAAAATTTATGCTAATGCACCACAAAAAATAAAACTAAATAATGAAGTTGGTATGGATTGGGTGAAACATCACTTTGATACTTGGAAATAA
- a CDS encoding N-acetyltransferase produces MAKVHLRKITVDNFQECISLEVNENQKEFLASNVKSLAQAYVNPNLYPLAIYDAAVMGYIEPQLPMIGFTMYEIVGGIGFILRLMIDSKYQQQGYGKATILEVIRRLKLYPEVELIATSYKKGNEAASKFYRRLRFIDWHIEWAVNHEAEVYLKLDS; encoded by the coding sequence ATGGCTAAAGTTCATTTACGTAAAATAACAGTTGATAATTTCCAAGAATGTATCAGTTTAGAAGTAAATGAAAATCAAAAAGAATTTCTTGCATCAAATGTGAAATCATTAGCTCAAGCTTACGTCAACCCCAATCTTTACCCCTTAGCGATATATGATGCTGCCGTCATGGGTTATATAGAACCACAATTACCAATGATTGGTTTTACTATGTATGAAATAGTTGGCGGTATTGGATTTATTTTGCGCTTGATGATTGATTCCAAATACCAGCAGCAAGGTTATGGAAAAGCTACAATTTTAGAAGTAATCAGACGTTTGAAGCTGTATCCAGAAGTTGAGTTAATCGCTACTAGTTATAAAAAAGGTAACGAAGCAGCATCAAAATTTTACCGCAGGCTTAGATTTATCGATTGGCATATAGAATGGGCTGTCAATCACGAAGCTGAGGTTTATCTTAAACTAGATTCTTAA
- a CDS encoding 5-formyltetrahydrofolate cyclo-ligase: protein MNATENKSKKSELRRNIIKQRQSLPEKEWRVKSQAICKNICSSSLFTKAKTVLAYFSFRQEPDLSYLFSEDSTSSNHKIWGFPRCVDKSLIWHRWQPQNELIIGKYGIREPNPNLPIINYSEVDLILVPCVACDSQSYRLGYGGGYYDRFLSSPGWDLIPTIGIVFANDYLPQVPVEVWDRKLNSVCTESGLQR, encoded by the coding sequence ATGAACGCTACCGAAAATAAATCAAAAAAATCCGAATTACGTCGTAATATTATTAAACAACGCCAATCGCTACCTGAAAAAGAATGGCGGGTAAAAAGTCAAGCTATTTGTAAAAATATTTGCAGTTCAAGTTTATTTACCAAAGCTAAAACAGTACTTGCTTATTTTAGCTTTCGTCAAGAACCCGATTTAAGCTATTTATTCTCAGAAGATAGTACATCAAGTAATCACAAAATATGGGGATTTCCTCGTTGTGTCGATAAATCCTTAATTTGGCACCGTTGGCAACCCCAAAATGAATTAATAATAGGTAAATACGGTATTCGCGAACCAAATCCCAATTTACCGATAATTAATTACTCTGAGGTTGATTTGATTTTAGTTCCTTGCGTCGCTTGCGATTCTCAAAGTTATCGTTTGGGTTATGGCGGGGGATATTATGACCGTTTTTTAAGCTCTCCAGGATGGGATTTAATTCCAACAATAGGTATTGTGTTTGCCAACGATTATTTACCTCAAGTACCTGTAGAAGTTTGGGACAGAAAGTTAAATAGCGTTTGCACCGAAAGCGGCTTGCAAAGATAA
- a CDS encoding helix-turn-helix domain-containing protein, whose amino-acid sequence MQNNSSKSILIDFNQEKEEEYKRVFNRSPLVSSQSVGWDNLTIIYDRQPPIELPKICLKQHCIGILTDIPLPMQTERIIDGCFLRENNVQGDLIIVPANTTHQAAWYSEGCSVAIAIDPVVFAQTIYEVVDPDKIELLPKFANPDPFVYQIGVALKSALIKHGTSSRLYAETLINALILHLLENYSTTRINSVELISGKLPQYKLQQIIDYIQAYLDTDLSLNKLAASVQMSPHYFSRLFKETTGFTPHKYVIRCRIERAQELLKQGKLSIAEIANSVGFVDQSHLNRHFKRLLGITPKDFSQQYKTN is encoded by the coding sequence ATGCAAAATAACTCATCAAAAAGTATTTTAATCGATTTTAATCAAGAAAAAGAAGAAGAATATAAACGTGTATTCAACCGCTCTCCTCTAGTCTCTAGTCAATCTGTTGGTTGGGATAATCTAACTATTATTTACGATAGACAACCCCCAATCGAATTACCTAAGATTTGTTTAAAACAGCATTGTATTGGAATTTTGACCGATATTCCATTACCGATGCAAACAGAAAGAATAATTGATGGATGTTTTTTACGAGAAAACAATGTTCAAGGAGATTTGATTATTGTTCCTGCAAACACAACTCATCAAGCAGCATGGTATAGCGAAGGTTGTTCGGTTGCGATCGCGATAGATCCTGTAGTTTTTGCTCAAACTATTTACGAAGTCGTAGATCCAGATAAGATTGAGCTTTTACCCAAGTTTGCAAATCCCGATCCATTTGTTTATCAAATAGGAGTAGCGCTAAAATCGGCTTTAATCAAACATGGTACTAGCAGTCGTCTTTATGCGGAAACTTTAATTAATGCCCTTATCCTTCATTTATTAGAAAATTATTCAACTACTCGGATAAATTCAGTTGAATTGATTTCGGGAAAATTGCCTCAATACAAATTACAGCAAATAATTGATTACATTCAAGCTTATCTCGATACCGATTTAAGCTTGAATAAATTAGCAGCTTCGGTACAAATGAGTCCCCATTATTTTTCGCGATTGTTCAAGGAAACTACAGGATTTACACCTCATAAATATGTAATTCGGTGTCGCATCGAACGAGCTCAAGAATTATTGAAACAAGGAAAATTATCAATTGCTGAAATAGCCAATTCAGTAGGTTTTGTCGATCAAAGTCATCTTAATCGTCATTTTAAACGTTTGCTTGGGATTACCCCAAAAGACTTTTCACAACAATACAAAACAAATTAG
- a CDS encoding GDP-L-fucose synthase: MSALDLKNKRILVTGGAGFLGRQVVNQLIKAGAEQDKITVPRSRDYDLCVMESCKRAVDHQDIVIHLAAHVGGIGLNREKPAELFYDNLMMGTQLIHAAYEAGVEKFTCVGTICAYPKFTPVPFKEDDIWDGYPEETNAPYGIAKKALLVQLQAYRQQYGFNGIYLLPVNLYGPEDNFDPRSSHVIPALIRKVQEAQERGDKEIPVWGDGSPTREFLYSEDAARGIVMGTQSYNGAEPVNLGTGYEISIRDLINTICEVMEFDGEIVWQTDKPNGQPRRCLDTERAKQEFGFTAQVGFKEGLKNTVKWWREHAAQPVA, from the coding sequence ATGAGCGCATTAGACTTAAAGAATAAAAGAATTCTGGTTACTGGTGGTGCGGGTTTTTTAGGTCGTCAAGTTGTAAACCAGCTTATTAAAGCTGGGGCAGAACAGGATAAAATTACTGTACCTCGTTCGCGAGATTACGATTTGTGCGTAATGGAAAGCTGCAAGCGTGCGGTTGACCACCAGGATATCGTAATTCACCTAGCCGCTCACGTTGGTGGTATCGGTCTTAACCGTGAAAAACCTGCTGAGTTGTTTTATGACAATTTGATGATGGGAACCCAGCTGATTCATGCTGCTTATGAAGCTGGGGTCGAAAAGTTTACTTGCGTGGGCACAATTTGCGCTTATCCCAAGTTTACTCCCGTACCATTTAAGGAAGATGATATTTGGGATGGTTATCCAGAAGAAACCAATGCTCCTTACGGTATTGCCAAAAAAGCTTTGTTAGTACAGTTGCAGGCGTACCGCCAGCAGTACGGTTTTAACGGAATATATTTGCTACCGGTTAATTTATATGGTCCGGAAGATAACTTTGACCCTAGAAGTTCTCACGTTATTCCGGCATTAATTCGTAAAGTTCAAGAAGCCCAAGAACGAGGAGATAAAGAGATTCCTGTTTGGGGTGATGGCAGCCCTACCCGCGAGTTTTTGTATTCTGAAGATGCAGCGCGGGGTATTGTTATGGGTACTCAATCTTACAATGGTGCTGAGCCAGTTAATTTGGGAACTGGTTATGAAATTTCGATTCGCGATTTGATTAATACAATTTGCGAAGTAATGGAATTTGACGGTGAAATAGTATGGCAAACTGACAAACCAAACGGGCAACCCCGTCGCTGTCTGGATACTGAAAGAGCGAAGCAAGAATTTGGTTTCACCGCTCAAGTAGGTTTCAAAGAAGGTTTGAAGAATACTGTTAAATGGTGGCGCGAACATGCTGCCCAACCTGTAGCTTAG